The following DNA comes from Nocardioides sp. JQ2195.
CGTCGGTGGTCGCGCTCATGCCTGGTCCTCCTCGGAACTCATTGTTGCTCAGTGGTCGTGATCGTGGGTGTCGAGCGCGAGCTGCGCGGTGTGCACCTGTCCGTCGACCTTGAAGTCCAGGAACAGGTGGTAGCGGCCGACGCTCGGCACCTCGGCGCCGAACTCGATGCTCGGCCCCGGCTCGGTGGACCCGTCGCCGGGCTCACCGCTGGGGTGGACGTGCAGGTAGGCCAGGTCTCCCTCGCGAAGTGCGACGAGGTGGCCGTAGGCGCCCAGGTAGGGCTGCAGGTCGGTGACCGGCTCACCATCCTTGGTGATCTCGAGCTCGAGCATCGCGTGCTCTCCCGCGACCAGCTCACCGTCGAGCTCCACGGTGAAGCCGTCGACGCGGTCGGTGTGCGTCGACCGGGGCAGTGCCTGCTGGTCGGGCTTCGCCCGGTCGACCGGACCGGAGACCAGGAGGTCTGCACCCAGGGTCAGCCCCGCGCCACCCGTGGGCACGAAGTCGGCGAAGATCCGCCACGCCCCGGCGTCGAGGTCCAGGTCGACCGACCACGTGCCGTCGTCGGCGTCGAGGACGGGGTGGACGTGCTGGAAGCCGCTGAAGTCCCGACGGACCGCGATCAGGTGGAGCAGCTTCTCGTGCGCCCTCTCGAAGGAGGTGACGGGCTCGCCGTCCGGGCCGACGATCCGGAAGCTGATCTCCTGCTTGCCCGGCGCGAAGCCGGAATCGACGATCTCGAGCGTGTGGCCGTCCTGGGAGACCTGCAGGCCTCCGGGCAGCCCGATCGTCGGGTCGGTCCGGTCCCCGTGGCTGTCACCGTGGTCGTCGCCGTGGGTGGAGTGGCTCGCGGGCTCCTGCTCGACGTCGCCGAGGCCGGTGCGGTCGCCGACGAGCCAGCCGCCGGCGAGGACGACGACCAGCCCGGCGACGTACGTCGCCAGTCGGGTCGCCGCGTTCATGTGAGCTGGTAGCCGGCCTCGCGCACCGCGGCGTCGACCACGTCGCGCGCAACCGGTCGGGCGGAAGTGAAGGTCAGCGCGCCGGACTCCAGGTCGACCGTGACCCCGTGGACGCCGCTGATCCCAGCGACCTCCTCCGTGACGGAGGTGACGCAGTGACCGCAGGTCATTCCGCCGACGGTGTAGGCGTTCTCGCTCATGGCTGCTCCTTCGTTGTGACGTGACCACCAC
Coding sequences within:
- a CDS encoding heavy-metal-associated domain-containing protein; translated protein: MSENAYTVGGMTCGHCVTSVTEEVAGISGVHGVTVDLESGALTFTSARPVARDVVDAAVREAGYQLT